In one window of Clarias gariepinus isolate MV-2021 ecotype Netherlands chromosome 10, CGAR_prim_01v2, whole genome shotgun sequence DNA:
- the LOC128531805 gene encoding uncharacterized protein LOC128531805: MESDEDVKVSVFQSSVLDSVPAGASVTLQCSVLSESRAAELQVLWFRAAPPQSHPQIIYTHHNSSHQCESGSSTHTCVYKFSKNILSLNDTGTYYCAVAVCGKIIFGNGTRVQLESSVTPVVVSLAVALGVCVVVIIALIFVLTHKTGNCEQGMVRLKQDSAKDKTLNQDGDNGELNYAALHFNERRTKRGQIRKNQPQDVIYSDVQCPSVTQI; this comes from the exons GTGATGAAGATGTAAAAGTCTCCGTGTTCCAGAGCAGTGTGTTGGACTCGGTTCCTGCAGGAGCGTCAGTGACTCTGCAGTGCTCGGTTCTCTCTGAGAGCAGAGCAGCAGAACTCCAAgtgctctggttcagagctGCTCCACCACAATCCCATCCTCAAAtcatttacactcatcacaACAGCAGCCATCAGTGTGAGAGCGGCTCTtctacacacacctgtgtgtacAAGTTCTCCAAGAACATCCTCAGCCTCAATGATACTGGGACTTACTACTGCGCTGTGGCCGTGTGTGGGAAGATCATTTTTGGGAACGGGACACGAGTACAACTGG AGAGCTCTGTGACTCCTGTCGTGGTTAGCCTTGCTGTAGCTTTGGGAGTCTGTGTGGTTGTGATCATTGCTTTGATCTTTGTCCTAACCCATAAAACAGGAAACTGTGAACAAGGCATGG tgaGATTAAAACAAGATTCTGCAAAAGACAAGACCCTCAATCAG GACGGTGACAATGGGGAGCTGAATTACGCTGCCTTACATTTTAACGAAAGAAGAACCAAAAGAGGACAAATAAGGAAAAATCAACCTCAGGATGTTATATATTCTGATGTCCAATGTCCTTCTGTAACTCAGATTTGA